In Aminobacterium sp. MB27-C1, a single genomic region encodes these proteins:
- a CDS encoding oligosaccharide flippase family protein has translation MKPSLATDAIKLTTSKIITMAISMVCAMLLSRFRTLEEYGTYSQILLIINLVTTIFIMGLPNSINFFLAQTNDIRERKHFLSTYYILSTILSFSTGLLLIISMPLIVRYFNNNLIKDFLYILAIFPWAKITLSSIDNILIVYKKANYLMMFRILNSIFLLLIILITKLFNLGFDMYMALFVGVEVVFAFSVYLLVRKIVGKIELSLNTNLIRRIMRFSIPMGLATVAGTLKKELDKLVIAGFYNTESLAIYTNAAREMPVVVIASSVTAVLLPQMVKMLKENKKVEAVSLWGDATLFSYIIISFLATGFFVYAPDVMSLLYSEKYISGSAVFRVYAIVLLFRSTYFGMVLNSIGKTKVIFYSAILSLILNLVLNFLFYHIFGFIGPAIATLFATSVSAVYQLMVTAKEVEIPFAHVFPWKEIGYITIINICLGGLFAMIKSVLPCELLLGEVVESIFLGVIWGTIYFFINYKLLKIKWKTLSSN, from the coding sequence GTGAAACCATCACTAGCTACAGATGCTATTAAACTAACAACTTCAAAGATCATTACGATGGCAATTTCAATGGTATGTGCAATGTTGCTATCTCGTTTTCGTACCCTTGAAGAATATGGCACATATTCCCAAATATTATTAATTATTAATTTAGTTACTACAATTTTTATAATGGGATTGCCTAATAGTATTAACTTCTTTTTGGCTCAAACGAATGATATCAGAGAAAGAAAACATTTTTTATCAACATATTACATATTATCTACAATCCTGAGTTTTTCAACGGGCTTGCTATTGATTATAAGTATGCCATTGATAGTACGATATTTTAATAATAATCTAATAAAAGATTTTTTGTATATTTTGGCGATATTCCCATGGGCAAAAATTACCTTATCAAGTATTGATAATATATTAATAGTATATAAAAAGGCAAATTATCTTATGATGTTTCGAATCCTAAACAGTATTTTTTTATTATTGATTATATTGATAACGAAATTGTTTAATTTGGGTTTTGATATGTATATGGCTTTATTTGTTGGCGTGGAGGTCGTTTTTGCTTTTTCTGTATATTTATTAGTAAGAAAGATTGTTGGGAAGATTGAGTTATCTTTAAACACGAACTTAATTAGAAGAATAATGAGATTTTCTATTCCTATGGGATTAGCAACTGTTGCTGGAACTTTGAAAAAAGAATTAGATAAGTTAGTTATAGCGGGTTTTTATAATACGGAATCATTAGCCATTTATACAAATGCTGCTCGGGAAATGCCTGTTGTCGTAATTGCCTCTTCTGTTACTGCAGTTTTATTGCCACAAATGGTAAAGATGTTAAAAGAAAATAAAAAAGTTGAGGCTGTAAGTCTTTGGGGAGATGCAACTTTATTTTCTTACATTATCATTTCTTTTTTAGCAACTGGCTTTTTTGTGTATGCTCCCGATGTAATGAGTTTGTTGTATTCGGAGAAATACATCTCTGGCTCTGCTGTCTTTAGAGTTTATGCGATAGTTTTGCTTTTTAGGAGTACATATTTTGGTATGGTTTTAAACTCAATAGGGAAAACTAAGGTTATTTTTTATAGCGCAATATTATCCTTGATTTTAAACCTTGTTTTGAATTTTCTTTTTTATCATATTTTTGGTTTCATCGGTCCTGCAATTGCTACATTATTTGCAACATCGGTGAGTGCTGTATATCAGCTTATGGTGACTGCTAAAGAGGTGGAGATTCCTTTTGCACATGTTTTCCCTTGGAAAGAAATTGGCTACATAACTATTATAAACATTTGTTTGGGGGGGCTTTTCGCTATGATAAAAAGTGTTCTCCCTTGTGAACTTCTATTGGGGGAGGTAGTTGAGTCAATTTTTTTGGGCGTAATTTGGGGGACAATCTACTTTTTTATTAACTACAAATTGCTAAAAATAAAATGGAAAACTTTGAGTAGTAATTAA